Proteins co-encoded in one Capsicum annuum cultivar UCD-10X-F1 chromosome 9, UCD10Xv1.1, whole genome shotgun sequence genomic window:
- the LOC107842566 gene encoding uncharacterized protein LOC107842566 isoform X2 — MPTPISSWIMASRKRSMSNDVDMHVLNKELDGASCPICMDYPHNAVLLLCSSHDKGCRSYICDTSYRHSNCLDRFKKLGAENRDNPPIMTQGNLDISVETPDDHLELRNLSDRTVVNRYHDIIANEVVATGAFPGGSEENGNSNRDNRMEMQDDTLQNLGAVTVWGSSHETAIADNSSDSKLKLKCPMCRGDVLGWKVVEEARKYLNLKHRSCSRESCSFIGNYRELRRHARRDHPTARPADVDPSRQRAWRRLENQREYDDIVSAVRSAMPGAVVLGDYVIENGDRLSGERERGSGANGRWLSTFFLFQMVGSMDPISEARGDRSRGLSRHRRTTGPLSRRRYPWGGNLLGLQDDDNEDEGGRDRNILSNMSGDMYTNPRRRRRLMRSRSDEDQQ, encoded by the exons ATGCCAACTCCCATTTCATCTTGGATT ATGGCTAGTAGGAAACGAAGCATGTCAAATGATGTAGATATGCATGTCCTGAacaaggaattggatggagcttCATGCCCTATATGCATGGATTATCCACACAATGCTGTTCTTCTCCTTTGTAGCTCTCATGATAAGGGATGCCGGTCATACATTTGTGATACAAGTTACAGGCATTCAAATTGTCTGGATCGTTTCAAAAAACTCGGAGCCGAAAATAGGGACAATCCTCCTATTATGACACAGGGAAACCTGGATATTTCTGTTGAGACACCCGACGATCACTTGGAGCTGAGAAATTTAAGTGATCGTACTGTTGTTAACAGATATCACGATATAATCGCCAATGAAGTTGTAGCCACTGGTGCATTTCCTGGAGGATCAGAAGAAAATGGAAATAGTAACAGAGATAATCGCATGGAGATGCAggacgataccctacaaaattTAGGTGCTGTTACTGTTTGGGGAAGCAGCCATGAAACAGCGATTGCGGACAACTCATCTGACtcgaaattgaaattgaagtgtCCTATGTGCCGTGGAGACGTATTAGGCTGGAAGGTAGTGGAAGAAGCCAGAAAGTATCTGAATTTGAAGCATAGAAGTTGCTCTCGTGAATCATGTTCATTCATTGGTAACTACAGAGAATTGCGCAGGCATGCTAGGAGAGATCACCCCACAGCACGCCCAGCTGATGTTGACCCTTCAAGACAGAGAGCTTGGAGACGGCTTGAGAACCAGAGAGAGTACGATGACATTGTCAGTGCTGTTCGGTCTGCTATGCCTGGTGCAGTTGTACTTGGAGATTATGTGATTGAGAATGGAGACAGGCTATCTGGCGAAAGGGAACGAGGTTCTGGTGCAAACGGAAGATGGTTGAGTACCTTCTTCTTGTTTCAGATGGTTGGCTCAATGGATCCAATATCTGAAGCAAGAGGTGACAGGTCAAGAGGTTTGTCAAGGCACCGTCGGACCACTGGACCTCTATCTAGGCGCCGCTATCCTTGGGGTGGAAACCTACTTGGTctacaagatgatgataatgaagacgaGGGTGGACGTGATCGTAACATATTGAGTAACATGAGTGGTGATATGTATACAAATCCGAGAAGGCGTAGGCGGTTGATGCGGTCTAGGTCAGATGAAGATCAGCAGTAA
- the LOC107842566 gene encoding uncharacterized protein LOC107842566 isoform X1 → MNVELVGSCKFVRHMMASRKRSMSNDVDMHVLNKELDGASCPICMDYPHNAVLLLCSSHDKGCRSYICDTSYRHSNCLDRFKKLGAENRDNPPIMTQGNLDISVETPDDHLELRNLSDRTVVNRYHDIIANEVVATGAFPGGSEENGNSNRDNRMEMQDDTLQNLGAVTVWGSSHETAIADNSSDSKLKLKCPMCRGDVLGWKVVEEARKYLNLKHRSCSRESCSFIGNYRELRRHARRDHPTARPADVDPSRQRAWRRLENQREYDDIVSAVRSAMPGAVVLGDYVIENGDRLSGERERGSGANGRWLSTFFLFQMVGSMDPISEARGDRSRGLSRHRRTTGPLSRRRYPWGGNLLGLQDDDNEDEGGRDRNILSNMSGDMYTNPRRRRRLMRSRSDEDQQ, encoded by the exons ATGAATGTAGAACTTGTTGGAAGCTGCAAATTTGTAAGACACATG ATGGCTAGTAGGAAACGAAGCATGTCAAATGATGTAGATATGCATGTCCTGAacaaggaattggatggagcttCATGCCCTATATGCATGGATTATCCACACAATGCTGTTCTTCTCCTTTGTAGCTCTCATGATAAGGGATGCCGGTCATACATTTGTGATACAAGTTACAGGCATTCAAATTGTCTGGATCGTTTCAAAAAACTCGGAGCCGAAAATAGGGACAATCCTCCTATTATGACACAGGGAAACCTGGATATTTCTGTTGAGACACCCGACGATCACTTGGAGCTGAGAAATTTAAGTGATCGTACTGTTGTTAACAGATATCACGATATAATCGCCAATGAAGTTGTAGCCACTGGTGCATTTCCTGGAGGATCAGAAGAAAATGGAAATAGTAACAGAGATAATCGCATGGAGATGCAggacgataccctacaaaattTAGGTGCTGTTACTGTTTGGGGAAGCAGCCATGAAACAGCGATTGCGGACAACTCATCTGACtcgaaattgaaattgaagtgtCCTATGTGCCGTGGAGACGTATTAGGCTGGAAGGTAGTGGAAGAAGCCAGAAAGTATCTGAATTTGAAGCATAGAAGTTGCTCTCGTGAATCATGTTCATTCATTGGTAACTACAGAGAATTGCGCAGGCATGCTAGGAGAGATCACCCCACAGCACGCCCAGCTGATGTTGACCCTTCAAGACAGAGAGCTTGGAGACGGCTTGAGAACCAGAGAGAGTACGATGACATTGTCAGTGCTGTTCGGTCTGCTATGCCTGGTGCAGTTGTACTTGGAGATTATGTGATTGAGAATGGAGACAGGCTATCTGGCGAAAGGGAACGAGGTTCTGGTGCAAACGGAAGATGGTTGAGTACCTTCTTCTTGTTTCAGATGGTTGGCTCAATGGATCCAATATCTGAAGCAAGAGGTGACAGGTCAAGAGGTTTGTCAAGGCACCGTCGGACCACTGGACCTCTATCTAGGCGCCGCTATCCTTGGGGTGGAAACCTACTTGGTctacaagatgatgataatgaagacgaGGGTGGACGTGATCGTAACATATTGAGTAACATGAGTGGTGATATGTATACAAATCCGAGAAGGCGTAGGCGGTTGATGCGGTCTAGGTCAGATGAAGATCAGCAGTAA
- the LOC107842566 gene encoding uncharacterized protein LOC107842566 isoform X3, producing MASRKRSMSNDVDMHVLNKELDGASCPICMDYPHNAVLLLCSSHDKGCRSYICDTSYRHSNCLDRFKKLGAENRDNPPIMTQGNLDISVETPDDHLELRNLSDRTVVNRYHDIIANEVVATGAFPGGSEENGNSNRDNRMEMQDDTLQNLGAVTVWGSSHETAIADNSSDSKLKLKCPMCRGDVLGWKVVEEARKYLNLKHRSCSRESCSFIGNYRELRRHARRDHPTARPADVDPSRQRAWRRLENQREYDDIVSAVRSAMPGAVVLGDYVIENGDRLSGERERGSGANGRWLSTFFLFQMVGSMDPISEARGDRSRGLSRHRRTTGPLSRRRYPWGGNLLGLQDDDNEDEGGRDRNILSNMSGDMYTNPRRRRRLMRSRSDEDQQ from the coding sequence ATGGCTAGTAGGAAACGAAGCATGTCAAATGATGTAGATATGCATGTCCTGAacaaggaattggatggagcttCATGCCCTATATGCATGGATTATCCACACAATGCTGTTCTTCTCCTTTGTAGCTCTCATGATAAGGGATGCCGGTCATACATTTGTGATACAAGTTACAGGCATTCAAATTGTCTGGATCGTTTCAAAAAACTCGGAGCCGAAAATAGGGACAATCCTCCTATTATGACACAGGGAAACCTGGATATTTCTGTTGAGACACCCGACGATCACTTGGAGCTGAGAAATTTAAGTGATCGTACTGTTGTTAACAGATATCACGATATAATCGCCAATGAAGTTGTAGCCACTGGTGCATTTCCTGGAGGATCAGAAGAAAATGGAAATAGTAACAGAGATAATCGCATGGAGATGCAggacgataccctacaaaattTAGGTGCTGTTACTGTTTGGGGAAGCAGCCATGAAACAGCGATTGCGGACAACTCATCTGACtcgaaattgaaattgaagtgtCCTATGTGCCGTGGAGACGTATTAGGCTGGAAGGTAGTGGAAGAAGCCAGAAAGTATCTGAATTTGAAGCATAGAAGTTGCTCTCGTGAATCATGTTCATTCATTGGTAACTACAGAGAATTGCGCAGGCATGCTAGGAGAGATCACCCCACAGCACGCCCAGCTGATGTTGACCCTTCAAGACAGAGAGCTTGGAGACGGCTTGAGAACCAGAGAGAGTACGATGACATTGTCAGTGCTGTTCGGTCTGCTATGCCTGGTGCAGTTGTACTTGGAGATTATGTGATTGAGAATGGAGACAGGCTATCTGGCGAAAGGGAACGAGGTTCTGGTGCAAACGGAAGATGGTTGAGTACCTTCTTCTTGTTTCAGATGGTTGGCTCAATGGATCCAATATCTGAAGCAAGAGGTGACAGGTCAAGAGGTTTGTCAAGGCACCGTCGGACCACTGGACCTCTATCTAGGCGCCGCTATCCTTGGGGTGGAAACCTACTTGGTctacaagatgatgataatgaagacgaGGGTGGACGTGATCGTAACATATTGAGTAACATGAGTGGTGATATGTATACAAATCCGAGAAGGCGTAGGCGGTTGATGCGGTCTAGGTCAGATGAAGATCAGCAGTAA